In one Alnus glutinosa chromosome 14, dhAlnGlut1.1, whole genome shotgun sequence genomic region, the following are encoded:
- the LOC133857970 gene encoding uncharacterized protein LOC133857970: MPNTSLLIPHLLPIPPPPKKTPNLSNLKPATSCHVSTTRMSLNQNPPPPNPSLLTSITNLLWGPSLPPGLLISTVRTAWHSAWQLMMSQLAPSDPSGGYSRPTSRFRATGFTRQSPTALHLYVGLPCPWAHRTLIVRALKGLEEAVPVSIASPGVDGSWEFKDIPYADRDVLVPTRDYANGCRNLREVYKLRRGGYDGRSTVPMLWDVQRKEVVCNESYDIIELFNSGLNGIAGNQGLNLSPEPLKGKIEEWNRIIYPTVNNGVYRCGFAQSQEAYNTAVNELFSTLEMLDDHLGSFRYLCGGALTLADICLFTTLIRFDLVYNVLFKCTKKKLLEYPNLHAYMRDIYQIPKVAETCNFMAIMDGYYKTLFPLNPGSIQPVMPLGCEHEVLSRPHDRESLSFAGSKSM, encoded by the exons ATGCCCAACACTTCCCTCCTCATCCCCCACCTCCTCCCCATCCCACCACCACCCAAGAAAACCCCCAACCTCTCCAATCTCAAACCCGCCACCTCATGCCACGTCAGCACAACCAGAATGTCCCTGAACCAAaaccccccacccccaaacccTTCTCTCCTCACCTCCATAACCAATCTCCTCTGGGGTCCATCCCTCCCGCCGGGCCTCCTAATCTCCACCGTCCGCACCGCCTGGCACTCCGCGTGGCAGCTCATGATGTCCCAGCTCGCCCCCTCCGATCCCTCCGGCGGTTACTCCAGACCCACCTCCAGATTCCGTGCAACCGGCTTTACCCGCCAAAGCCCAACCGCTCTTCACCTCTACGTGGGCCTCCCCTGCCCATGGGCCCACCGGACCCTCATAGTCCGGGCCCTCAAGGGCCTCGAAGAGGCCGTGCCCGTCTCAATAGCCTCCCCGGGAGTTGATGGCTCGTGGGAATTCAAGGATATCCCATACGCGGATAGGGATGTCCTCGTCCCGACGCGGGACTATGCCAATGGGTGCCGAAATCTGAGAGAGGTTTATAAGCTCAGGAGAGGAGGGTATGATGGGCGGTCCACCGTGCCAATGCTGTGGGATGTGCAAAGGAAAGAGGTGGTCTGCAATGAGAGTTACGATATAATTGAATTGTTCAATTCGGGACTAAACGGGATAGCGGGCAATCAAGGTTTAAATCTATCCCCGGAGCCACTGAAGGGAAAGATTGAGGAATGGAATCGCATAATTTACCCAACTGTCAATAATGGGGTTTACAG ATGTGGGTTTGCTCAAAGCCAAGAGGCATACAATACGGCGGTGAATGAGTTGTTCAGTACATTGGAGATGTTAGATGATCACTTGGGTAGTTTCCGCTACTTGTGTGGAGGTGCATTGACCCTTGCAGATATATGCCTGTTTACCACTTTGATTCGGTTCGATCTTGTGTACAATGTCCTCTTCAAGTGCACCAAGAAGAAGCTACTCGAGTATCCCAATCTTCATGCCTATATGCGTGACATTTACCAG ATTCCTAAGGTCGCAGAAACTTGCAATTTTATGGCCATTATGGATGGTTACTACAAAACGCTTTTTCCACTGAATCCAGGCAGCATTCAACCTGTCATGCCTTTAGGTTGCGAGCATGAAGTCCTCTCCAGGCCTCATGACAGAGAATCGCTTTCATTTGCAGGGAGTAAATCTATGTAG